A genomic window from Lycium barbarum isolate Lr01 chromosome 4, ASM1917538v2, whole genome shotgun sequence includes:
- the LOC132638217 gene encoding RING-H2 finger protein ATL29 → MSSNSVQNSPPPTNYASPPIAIIFTIILLVIFFISFFSIFFCRCFIQYLLYTWHLRNSRNGIPIDPRVSANEQGLDPKIIKSFPTFTYSSVKDYRKETYGLECAICLVEFEDDSLLRLVTLCNHVYHQECIDLWLESHKTCPVCRASLDSADVLQKRSCTTMTNSNVMRGINEDESEDSLSIIIQVDDGDDNKEGEKKESSCENSKRASATLERVELRNIVRKFSRSHSTGHSIDRARGAEDRFTLKLPEHVWAKIIKGHNSTKSCTTFGEYKSKTTSGNGGFGEVSESSIVDINKV, encoded by the coding sequence ATGTCTtcaaattctgtccaaaattcacCACCCCCTACAAATTATGCCTCCCCACCAATAGCAATAATCTTCACAATCATTCTCCTTGTAATTTTCTTCATTagttttttctctattttcttttGTAGGTGTTTCATTCAATATTTActatatacatggcatttacgaAATAGTCGTAACGGAATTCCTATTGACCCAAGAGTTTCAGCAAATGAACAAGGTCTTGATCCCAAGATTATTAAATCGTTTCCTACATTTACCTATTCGAGTGTAAAAGATTATCGAAAAGAAACTTATGGTCTTGAATGTGCTATTTGCTTGGTGGAGTTCGAGGATGATAGCTTGCTTCGTCTAGTAACATTGTGTAACCATGTGTACCATCAAGAATGCATTGATCTCTGGCTCGAATCACACAAGACATGCCCCGTATGTCGCGCCAGCCTGGACTCGGCCGACGTGCTACAAAAAAGGTCATGTACGACGATGACTAATAGTAATGTCATGCGTGGCATTAATGAGGACGAGTCAGAAGATTCTTTGAGCATTATAATCCAAGTCGATGACGGTGATGATaataaagaaggagaaaaaaaagaaagttcATGTGAGAATTCGAAAAGGGCTAGTGCAACATTAGAACGTGTTGAATTACGAAATATAGTAAGAAAGTTTTCAAGATCACATTCAACGGGGCACTCGATAGATAGGGCTAGAGGAGCTGAAGATAGGTTTACTTTGAAATTACCAGAACATGTGTGGGCAAAGATTATAAAGGGACATAATTCAACAAAAAGTTGCACCACTTTTGGAGAATATAAAAGCAAAACAACTAGTGGGAATGGTGGTTTTGGTGAAGTTTCAGAGTCATCCATCGTAGATATCAacaaagtataa
- the LOC132635305 gene encoding cinnamoyl-CoA reductase-like SNL6 codes for MASACVMDASSCLGTRLVKCLLRRGYTVHAAVQNYGESLFLNKLECDDHDKKKLKIFQLDLFDYHSIVDALKGCSALFYSFEPPSDHSTYDEYMGEVEVRAAHNVLEACAQTDTMEKVVFTSSATAIIWGHDHHQNSESSHLDERRWSDINFCRKFKLWHALSKTLAEKTAWALAMDRGVNMVSINAGLLMTPDLTVTNPYMKGAAEMYEDGVFVTVDLDFLVEAHICVYEEISTYGRYLCFNHIINQTEDAVKLANTLSPQPSSPQSSENDTRIIQQRISNKKLHKLMVECQPQINDLLANQEECL; via the exons ATGGCTTCGGCATGTGTAATGGATGCCTCGAGTTGTTTAGGTACAAGACTGGTTAAATGTCTTCTTAGGAGAGGATATACTGTTCATGCAGCTGTTCAAAATTATG GCGAATCGTTGTTCTTGAACAAACTTGAATGTGATGATCACGAcaagaagaaattgaagatttttCAGTTGGACCTTTTTGATTATCATAGTATTGTTGATGCGTTGAAGGGTTGTTCTGCTCTGTTCTATTCCTTTGAGCCTCCTTCTGATCATTCCACTTACGAT GAATATATGGGAGAAGTAGAGGTGAGGGCAGCACATAATGTACTGGAAGCATGTGCACAAACAGACACCATGGAAAAGGTTGTATTCACTTCTTCAGCAACTGCAATTATTTGGGGACATGATCATCACCAAAACTCTGAATCCTCTCATCTTGATGAAAGACGCTGGAGTGACATCAATTTTTGTCGTAAATTCAAG CTATGGCATGCATTGTCAAAAACACTAGCAGAGAAGACAGCATGGGCATTAGCCATGGACAGAGGAGTCAACATGGTATCCATCAATGCAGGACTGTTGATGACTCCTGATCTAACGGTCACAAATCCATATATGAAAGGAGCTGCTGAGATGTACGAAGATGGAGTTTTTGTGACCGTTGATCTTGATTTCTTGGTGGAGGCCCACATTTGTGTCTATGAAGAAATTTCAACTTATGGACGCTATTTGTGCTTTAATCACATTATTAACCAGACTGAAGATGCTGTTAAGCTTGCCAATACGTTGTCCCCTCAGCCTTCATCACCTCAAAG TTCGGAAAATGATACAAGGATAATTCAACAGAGGATAAGCAACAAGAAGTTACACAAACTAATGGTTGAATGCCAGCCACAGATCAATGACCTTCTGGCAAATCAAGAGGAATGCTTATGA